In Kaistella faecalis, a genomic segment contains:
- a CDS encoding FeoA family protein: MRRDNSDKLCCFPKNELGKIVGYENDDLKMPNKIIEMGLLPETAFRILYQAPFSGPLYVEFGDEKSRIALREEEARFIIVEALN; encoded by the coding sequence TTGAGAAGAGATAATTCAGACAAATTATGTTGTTTCCCGAAAAACGAGTTAGGGAAAATCGTAGGTTACGAAAATGACGACCTTAAGATGCCGAATAAAATTATTGAAATGGGACTTCTGCCCGAAACGGCCTTCAGAATTCTCTACCAGGCTCCTTTCAGCGGGCCGCTGTACGTAGAGTTCGGTGATGAAAAAAGCAGAATTGCGCTTCGTGAAGAGGAAGCACGGTTTATCATCGTAGAAGCTTTAAATTAA
- a CDS encoding GLPGLI family protein: MKKFASLFLLTLFFAANAQETANRFFYELNFKPKKDSARTEKVMMILDITKEKSIYRDYTMVAQDSILKIQVEAMQKSGVFKDFSKMVTMPKFSEKVYKFYPDMKIQYVERISSGFTPLNIGYNDDTKLNWKISNEKAKIGSYNTQKATTEFGGRTWNAWFTPDIPLQDGPYKFHGLPGLIVKIEDDGKNYSWELKGNKKVENFNEVTYLETLSPGGNGGKVQEVSREKFTKTFTDFKKDPFASARPMLRPEMLSQKMPGSDMTIGDMVKQQEKMLKDFYGANNNPIEIEVAAAKAKK; encoded by the coding sequence ATGAAAAAATTTGCAAGCCTGTTTTTACTGACTTTGTTTTTTGCCGCAAATGCGCAGGAAACCGCCAACAGATTCTTCTATGAACTCAACTTCAAACCGAAGAAAGATTCTGCAAGAACTGAAAAAGTAATGATGATTCTCGATATTACAAAAGAGAAATCAATTTACCGGGATTATACCATGGTTGCGCAGGATTCAATTTTGAAAATTCAAGTGGAAGCGATGCAGAAATCCGGTGTTTTCAAGGATTTCTCGAAAATGGTAACGATGCCTAAATTTTCAGAAAAAGTATATAAATTCTATCCGGACATGAAAATCCAATATGTGGAGCGCATTTCAAGCGGTTTTACGCCCCTAAATATAGGATATAACGACGATACTAAACTGAACTGGAAAATATCTAACGAGAAGGCAAAAATTGGCAGTTACAATACCCAGAAAGCCACAACCGAATTCGGTGGCAGAACATGGAATGCATGGTTTACACCAGATATTCCGCTGCAGGACGGACCTTATAAATTTCATGGTTTGCCAGGTCTTATCGTAAAGATCGAAGATGATGGCAAAAATTATTCATGGGAGCTGAAAGGAAATAAAAAAGTAGAAAACTTTAATGAGGTTACTTATCTGGAAACCCTTTCACCCGGCGGAAACGGTGGAAAAGTACAGGAAGTGAGCCGTGAAAAATTCACTAAGACTTTCACCGATTTTAAGAAAGATCCTTTTGCATCCGCAAGACCAATGTTAAGACCCGAGATGCTTTCTCAAAAAATGCCCGGAAGCGATATGACCATAGGAGATATGGTAAAACAGCAGGAAAAAATGCTGAAAGATTTTTACGGAGCAAACAACAATCCGATAGAAATTGAGGTTGCCGCAGCTAAGGCAAAAAAGTAG
- a CDS encoding DinB family protein, which yields METLQNLKDELQQEYETTKRFIDRFPEGKNDYAPHEKSMKMMPLATHIVEIVGWPETILNTEKLDFAAGDYKPLNLTSGEELKEKLEEFYAQSNAAMNQLSEDSLSGKWAMYMGDQLLADYSKYSAIRHALNQLTHHRAQLGVYYRLNDIPVPASYGPSADEQNF from the coding sequence ATGGAAACGTTACAAAATTTGAAAGATGAGCTCCAGCAGGAATATGAAACTACTAAACGTTTTATAGACCGATTTCCTGAGGGTAAAAATGATTACGCGCCTCACGAAAAAAGCATGAAAATGATGCCGCTGGCCACCCATATCGTGGAAATTGTAGGTTGGCCGGAGACTATCCTGAACACAGAAAAACTCGATTTCGCAGCAGGTGATTACAAACCTCTAAATCTGACTTCGGGGGAAGAACTGAAGGAAAAACTAGAAGAATTTTACGCCCAAAGTAATGCTGCGATGAATCAACTTTCGGAAGACAGCCTTAGCGGTAAATGGGCAATGTACATGGGCGATCAGCTTTTGGCAGATTACAGCAAATACAGCGCAATACGCCACGCTTTGAATCAGCTTACCCACCACCGGGCGCAGCTGGGCGTTTATTACCGATTAAATGACATTCCCGTTCCCGCAAGTTACGGCCCAAGCGCAGACGAACAGAACTTTTAG
- a CDS encoding GLPGLI family protein produces MNRLAALFLLVGLMLSAQNNRVIYEYKFAPDSTKTDSLKTEWMYLDISKKGSKFYSKSTFESDSIVQESIKKQLASGTRNVSISRQRQGGEINYEVEKNYPDYKTYLIANIGNDAYKVLEDRKINWKISPEKKQLGEFKVQKATTDFAGRMWTAWFTTDVPIQDGPYKFSGLPGLIVEIYDQTGSHKMELKGLKKIQEIKAEELNTQGKDIPFTRKKPLEVNRQQYVKQLKQYENDPVQGMRELLSRPNSKVKINMGGKEISDPAEILRAMEQNAKEEMARNNNKIEKQP; encoded by the coding sequence ATGAACAGATTAGCCGCTTTATTTTTATTGGTTGGTTTGATGCTTTCGGCGCAGAATAACCGAGTGATCTATGAATATAAATTTGCACCGGATTCTACCAAAACCGACAGTCTGAAAACTGAATGGATGTATCTCGACATCAGTAAAAAAGGATCGAAATTTTACAGCAAAAGCACTTTTGAAAGCGATTCTATTGTTCAGGAAAGCATAAAGAAACAGTTGGCTTCCGGAACGAGAAATGTTTCAATCTCAAGACAGCGTCAGGGTGGGGAAATTAATTATGAAGTGGAGAAAAATTATCCGGACTATAAAACTTATTTAATTGCCAACATCGGAAACGATGCTTACAAAGTTTTAGAGGACCGCAAAATAAACTGGAAAATTTCGCCCGAAAAAAAACAGCTTGGTGAATTTAAAGTTCAGAAAGCAACCACAGATTTTGCCGGAAGAATGTGGACCGCCTGGTTCACTACAGATGTTCCGATTCAGGACGGACCTTACAAATTTTCGGGTTTGCCGGGTTTAATTGTTGAAATTTATGATCAGACAGGGAGCCACAAAATGGAACTTAAGGGATTAAAGAAAATTCAGGAAATTAAAGCGGAAGAACTTAACACTCAAGGGAAAGATATTCCGTTCACCAGGAAAAAACCGCTTGAAGTAAACCGCCAGCAGTATGTGAAACAGCTGAAACAGTATGAAAATGATCCCGTGCAGGGCATGCGCGAATTACTTTCGCGTCCCAATTCGAAGGTAAAAATTAATATGGGTGGGAAAGAAATTTCTGATCCTGCAGAGATCCTGCGCGCAATGGAGCAGAATGCAAAAGAAGAAATGGCCAGAAACAATAATAAAATTGAAAAGCAGCCATAA
- a CDS encoding carboxypeptidase-like regulatory domain-containing protein codes for MKFYASLFLIFVFSAVAFGQTTVSGKITDSDGQPVPSASVTIEEQGKGAIMAFSISNSKGEYKVTFTSADGNVDLKIKAFNQKPLLKSIKNENQNLNFSMESDATEIKEVKLKTKLITKKGDTISYDLKAFESKADRTLADVLKKIPGIEVNGDGSVLYQGEPINKFYVNGKDLMEGGYGTVNNSLPKDAVQKVEVMENHQPVKILQDKVPSENAGLNVVLKKSVTMTGRGEVGVGMDPLLWNVKLTPMFFGQKNQWVVNYKANNNGESVEKEGNLLGFGNRWEGRRGQATPKSWLRVETADVPDVPEKRYLMNNVHFFSANVLTTPFKSKDWELKASASYTNNAIERTDSKTEIYEQGSSIVPAGGTYLSESANHFYTNASKGELIFTKNAKKGFFKNTTTWNGSWNDTNATINNLLPPATGTNTPITKFGNQFLDSPSGVFQNSLSTILPWKEKLFNVMSYISYQKDRQTMDILPASYVNANGNFPQAGGFETLRQDAESETFMANHSASVGFSYKKWTFTPEVGLNLGFNNLQSLLSGSNGTAYTGLGQSFQNDTDWNEIQPYTQVGINFKSNSFNLSLNLPYNFYDITYRDNLRGNSLHTTRSVLEPSLFASLDFASFFKIWAFASQSNDFGNFGFLYEGKMLTSPLGLTQRFNYESPMIMPEYRNSNLGSRLEYRNPLNNLFFNVRYSYSVNKRNLIERFSGDGFNSSLTLLALDNTSESQTESAEIGKYFPKFKTNTSLSFSNSDSKSFSFFNQLQESKISRQNMGIKFNNTYFSWLSVDYTATLNWATQKNTSQNSENKTSGWNHNLAAYVYPFENHTIGFFWDEINTEAKNQSFTNAFYDISYQYTWAKKKIDFEIKWLNIANTDVFERITYDPQFLLTSVSSIRIRPSQVMFTVKFNFK; via the coding sequence ATGAAATTTTACGCTTCCCTTTTTCTCATTTTTGTATTTTCAGCAGTCGCTTTTGGCCAGACAACCGTTTCCGGAAAAATTACTGATTCCGACGGACAGCCGGTTCCCAGTGCCAGTGTAACCATTGAAGAGCAGGGAAAAGGTGCGATTATGGCTTTCTCGATCTCTAATTCCAAAGGGGAGTATAAAGTAACGTTTACTTCAGCTGACGGAAATGTTGATTTAAAAATCAAGGCCTTTAACCAAAAGCCGCTTTTAAAATCGATTAAAAACGAAAATCAAAACCTGAACTTCAGTATGGAATCAGATGCGACCGAAATTAAAGAGGTAAAACTGAAAACCAAACTCATTACCAAAAAAGGTGACACCATTTCATATGATTTAAAAGCATTCGAAAGCAAGGCCGACAGAACATTAGCAGATGTATTAAAGAAAATTCCCGGAATTGAGGTGAATGGGGACGGCTCAGTTCTTTATCAGGGCGAGCCCATCAATAAATTTTATGTTAATGGTAAAGATTTGATGGAAGGAGGTTACGGTACTGTAAACAATTCTTTACCTAAAGATGCTGTTCAGAAAGTTGAAGTAATGGAAAACCACCAGCCCGTAAAAATTCTTCAGGATAAAGTTCCGTCTGAGAATGCCGGTTTGAACGTAGTTTTAAAGAAATCGGTGACGATGACCGGGAGGGGAGAGGTAGGCGTAGGAATGGACCCTCTACTCTGGAATGTAAAACTCACGCCGATGTTTTTCGGGCAGAAAAACCAGTGGGTCGTAAACTATAAAGCCAACAATAATGGCGAAAGCGTGGAAAAAGAGGGCAATCTTTTAGGTTTTGGCAACCGTTGGGAAGGCAGAAGAGGTCAGGCAACCCCAAAATCATGGTTACGAGTGGAAACTGCCGATGTACCTGACGTTCCGGAGAAAAGATATTTAATGAATAATGTTCATTTCTTTTCTGCGAACGTTTTAACAACGCCTTTCAAAAGCAAAGACTGGGAACTGAAAGCAAGTGCGAGCTATACCAACAACGCAATTGAAAGAACAGACAGTAAAACCGAAATCTACGAACAGGGCTCATCAATAGTGCCAGCAGGTGGGACATATCTGTCAGAATCTGCCAATCATTTCTATACCAATGCCAGCAAAGGGGAATTAATTTTCACTAAGAATGCTAAAAAAGGATTCTTTAAAAACACCACAACCTGGAACGGCTCCTGGAATGATACCAATGCAACAATCAACAACCTTTTGCCGCCAGCAACTGGGACAAATACCCCAATAACCAAGTTCGGTAACCAGTTTTTGGATTCACCTTCGGGGGTTTTCCAGAACTCATTGAGTACAATTTTGCCGTGGAAAGAGAAACTTTTCAACGTGATGAGTTACATCAGTTACCAGAAAGACCGCCAGACTATGGATATTCTACCGGCCAGTTATGTAAATGCGAACGGTAATTTTCCGCAAGCCGGGGGTTTTGAAACACTGAGACAAGATGCTGAGTCAGAAACTTTCATGGCAAATCATTCTGCTTCCGTTGGCTTCAGTTATAAAAAATGGACGTTTACACCGGAAGTCGGTTTAAATTTAGGATTTAACAATCTTCAGTCTCTTCTTTCCGGGTCAAACGGAACAGCTTATACCGGATTGGGACAAAGTTTTCAGAATGATACAGACTGGAATGAAATTCAGCCTTATACGCAGGTTGGCATCAATTTCAAATCAAACAGTTTTAATCTGAGCCTTAATTTGCCTTACAATTTCTACGATATCACTTACAGGGATAATTTGCGCGGCAACAGTCTTCATACGACTAGATCTGTGCTGGAACCAAGTTTGTTTGCAAGTCTGGATTTTGCTTCGTTCTTTAAAATTTGGGCATTTGCGAGTCAGAGCAATGATTTTGGGAATTTCGGGTTCCTGTATGAAGGTAAAATGCTTACATCACCTTTAGGACTTACACAAAGGTTTAATTACGAAAGCCCGATGATCATGCCGGAATACAGAAACAGCAATCTGGGATCGAGATTAGAGTACCGTAACCCGCTGAATAATTTATTTTTCAATGTTCGTTACAGTTATTCAGTGAACAAAAGAAATCTAATAGAGAGGTTTTCTGGCGACGGTTTCAATTCATCATTGACACTACTTGCTTTAGATAACACTTCCGAAAGTCAAACCGAAAGCGCAGAAATCGGCAAATATTTTCCGAAATTTAAAACCAATACCTCGTTGAGTTTTTCAAATTCTGATTCTAAATCGTTCTCGTTTTTTAATCAGCTGCAAGAGTCGAAAATCAGCCGCCAGAATATGGGAATTAAATTCAACAACACTTACTTCTCGTGGCTAAGCGTTGATTATACAGCCACGCTTAACTGGGCGACACAAAAAAATACAAGTCAAAATTCTGAAAATAAAACTTCGGGCTGGAATCACAATCTCGCAGCCTATGTTTATCCTTTCGAAAACCATACCATTGGTTTCTTCTGGGACGAAATTAATACCGAAGCCAAAAACCAGAGTTTTACAAATGCTTTTTACGATATTTCATACCAATACACCTGGGCAAAAAAGAAAATCGATTTTGAGATTAAGTGGCTTAACATTGCTAATACTGATGTTTTCGAAAGAATTACTTATGATCCGCAATTTTTGCTGACTTCCGTTAGCTCAATTAGAATCCGCCCGAGCCAGGTGATGTTTACGGTAAAATTCAACTTTAAATAG
- a CDS encoding cupin-like domain-containing protein yields MGLHLTPIDVVEDISQEDFRKKYLLPRKPVVIRNMAKNWPAYQKWTMEYMKETVGDVEVPLYDSSKADPSAPINASAAKMKFGDYIDLIQREPTDLRIFLFDPIKSAPKLLADYLSPKELMGGFLDKYPNMFFGGKGSVTFLHYDIDMAHIFHTHFNGRKHVLLFDYKWKDRLYQIPYATYALEDYDIANPDFEKFPALNGVEGIECFLEHGDTLFMPTGWWHWMKYLDGSFSISLRAWDKSWAVKAHSLWNLTVQRNFDNFMKGRFKKRYMDWKEKKAVERANYALKKGLPK; encoded by the coding sequence ATGGGATTACATTTAACGCCTATAGATGTTGTAGAAGACATTTCTCAGGAAGATTTCCGAAAAAAATATCTGCTTCCGCGCAAGCCGGTAGTCATTCGCAATATGGCTAAAAACTGGCCCGCCTACCAGAAATGGACCATGGAGTATATGAAGGAAACCGTTGGCGATGTTGAAGTTCCGCTGTATGATTCTTCCAAAGCTGATCCGTCTGCGCCCATTAATGCTTCCGCTGCGAAAATGAAATTCGGTGATTATATCGATCTTATACAAAGGGAGCCTACCGATCTGCGGATTTTTCTCTTTGATCCCATTAAATCTGCGCCTAAACTTTTAGCAGATTATCTCTCTCCTAAAGAATTGATGGGCGGTTTTCTCGATAAGTATCCCAATATGTTTTTCGGCGGAAAAGGCTCAGTAACATTCCTTCATTATGATATTGATATGGCGCATATTTTCCATACCCATTTTAACGGTAGAAAACATGTTCTTCTATTCGATTATAAATGGAAAGACAGGCTATACCAAATTCCTTACGCCACCTATGCGCTGGAAGATTACGATATTGCGAATCCCGATTTTGAAAAATTCCCTGCATTAAACGGTGTTGAGGGAATTGAGTGTTTTCTGGAACATGGCGACACGCTGTTCATGCCTACAGGCTGGTGGCATTGGATGAAATATCTGGACGGAAGCTTTTCCATCTCACTCAGAGCGTGGGATAAGTCCTGGGCAGTGAAAGCACATTCGCTTTGGAATTTAACGGTTCAAAGAAACTTCGACAACTTTATGAAAGGAAGATTCAAGAAAAGATACATGGACTGGAAAGAAAAAAAAGCTGTAGAAAGAGCAAATTACGCACTGAAAAAAGGACTTCCAAAATAA
- a CDS encoding M14 family zinc carboxypeptidase: protein MKKLTLFFLLQPLFFSAQNFQTPYEKGNGNQTVTYEEMVNYYDDLNRNFESITVENFGKDDNGEPIKVVVFNPSKNKNNPVILINNGIHPGEPDGIDAAMMLMRDLATGKASAKNLKIAAIQSYNISGMLRRGKFSRANQNGPEEYGFRGNARNYDLNRDFIKNDTENAKAFQQIFQHFKPIYFIDNHVSNGADYQYLFTYISTSKERLGDKLGSYFNEKMQPEILQNIQKKGILTTPYVNIHGDSPDEGFPAFMDSPRYATGYTTLFNTLGTVAETHMLKPYSDRVRATYEYMLSSINHTQKNAKEIQKKMAESFAEYQPGMKYALQWKLDETKYQLIDFKGYEAGKKTSGVSGKPRLYYDRTKPFIRKVKFFNAYKPTKFVTIPRYYVIPKSENKVIEYLKRNNIQMTEIAKDSTINVEIYRIADFKTVKKPYEGHYLHYETKTKSEFKNVNVRKGDFLVSTKQEGVKYLLETLEPEATDSFFNWNFFDAILGQKEYFSDYVFEDTAAELLKNDQVLRTAFELEKISDPEFAKDGNAQLEWIYRNSEYYEGSVGLYPIFRIK, encoded by the coding sequence ATGAAAAAACTCACCTTATTTTTTCTTTTACAACCTCTATTTTTTTCTGCTCAAAATTTTCAAACTCCTTACGAAAAAGGCAACGGCAACCAAACCGTAACTTATGAGGAAATGGTGAATTATTATGATGATCTCAACCGGAATTTCGAAAGCATTACGGTAGAAAATTTCGGGAAAGATGATAACGGAGAACCGATTAAAGTGGTCGTTTTTAATCCTTCAAAAAACAAAAACAATCCTGTCATCCTGATCAACAACGGAATTCATCCGGGTGAACCCGACGGAATTGACGCCGCGATGATGCTCATGCGCGATCTGGCCACCGGAAAAGCCTCTGCTAAAAATCTTAAAATTGCTGCCATTCAGTCTTATAATATTTCCGGCATGCTGCGAAGAGGAAAGTTCAGCCGCGCCAACCAAAACGGCCCGGAGGAATACGGGTTCCGGGGAAATGCGAGAAATTACGATCTGAACCGCGATTTTATTAAAAACGATACGGAAAATGCGAAAGCTTTCCAGCAGATTTTTCAGCATTTCAAACCTATTTATTTTATTGATAATCATGTGAGTAACGGTGCAGATTACCAATATCTTTTCACCTACATTTCTACCAGTAAAGAACGTTTAGGCGATAAACTGGGCAGCTACTTCAATGAAAAAATGCAGCCGGAAATTCTGCAGAACATCCAGAAAAAAGGAATTCTCACAACGCCTTACGTCAATATCCACGGTGATTCACCGGATGAAGGTTTCCCTGCCTTTATGGATTCACCCCGCTACGCCACAGGTTATACCACACTCTTTAATACCTTGGGAACCGTCGCAGAAACACACATGCTGAAACCTTATAGCGACAGGGTTCGCGCTACTTACGAATATATGCTGAGCTCCATTAACCACACCCAGAAAAACGCAAAAGAAATCCAGAAGAAAATGGCGGAAAGTTTTGCGGAATATCAGCCCGGAATGAAATACGCTCTGCAGTGGAAATTGGATGAAACCAAATATCAGCTTATTGATTTCAAAGGATATGAAGCCGGAAAAAAAACGAGCGGAGTTTCCGGAAAACCTCGTCTGTACTACGACCGAACGAAACCCTTCATCAGAAAAGTTAAATTTTTTAATGCGTATAAACCGACGAAATTCGTGACCATTCCGAGATATTATGTCATTCCGAAATCTGAAAATAAGGTAATTGAATATCTGAAAAGAAATAATATCCAGATGACAGAAATTGCAAAAGATTCAACCATCAATGTCGAAATCTACCGCATTGCGGATTTTAAAACGGTGAAAAAACCGTACGAAGGTCATTACCTGCATTATGAAACCAAAACGAAATCAGAGTTTAAAAACGTAAACGTAAGAAAGGGAGATTTTCTGGTTTCTACGAAACAGGAAGGTGTGAAATATCTGTTAGAAACTCTGGAACCGGAAGCGACAGACTCGTTCTTTAACTGGAATTTCTTTGATGCAATTCTCGGGCAGAAGGAATATTTTTCAGATTATGTTTTTGAAGACACGGCGGCCGAGCTTTTAAAAAACGACCAGGTTTTAAGAACTGCTTTTGAACTTGAAAAAATTTCAGATCCAGAATTTGCAAAAGATGGAAATGCACAGCTGGAGTGGATTTACCGGAATTCCGAGTATTATGAAGGATCTGTTGGATTATATCCAATTTTCCGGATTAAGTAA
- the lepA gene encoding translation elongation factor 4, giving the protein MKNIRNFCIIAHIDHGKSTLADRLLEYTNTVTQRELQSQTLDDMDLEKERGITIKSHAIQMDYELNGEKYILNLIDTPGHVDFSYEVSRSIAACEGALLIVDAAQSIQAQTISNLYLALENDLTIIPILNKIDLPSANPEEVTDEIMNLIGCEYEDVLRVSGKTGEGVHDLLEQIVKRIPAPVGDPDAPLQALVFDSVYNPFRGIEAYFKVVNGSIKKGQRIKFMATGKMYEADEVGTLKLKQAPKKEILTGDVGYIISGIKDAREVKVGDTITTFENGAPAAIEGFEEVKPMVFAGIYPIEAEDFEELRFSLEKLRLNDASLVFEPESSAALGFGFRCGFLGMLHMEIVQERLDREFNMDVITTVPNVSYHGYTKKDPDKMILINNPSEMTDPMMLDRVEEPFIKASIITKSDFVGAVMTLCIEKRGEIVNQSYLTSERVELVFNMPLAEVVFDFYDRLKSISKGYASFDYHPIGFRASKLVKMDILINGDMVDALSSLIHDSNAYYIGKRMCEKLRELIPRQQFDIAVQAALGAKVIARETIKALRKDVTAKCYGGDISRKRKLLEKQKEGKKKMKQIGRVEVPQSAFMAVLKLND; this is encoded by the coding sequence ATGAAAAACATACGAAACTTCTGCATTATTGCACATATCGACCACGGAAAATCAACACTGGCAGACAGACTTTTGGAATATACTAACACGGTAACCCAAAGAGAACTGCAGTCGCAAACGCTGGATGATATGGACCTGGAGAAAGAACGAGGGATCACCATTAAATCCCACGCCATCCAGATGGATTACGAACTCAATGGCGAAAAATATATCCTGAACCTTATCGACACTCCCGGACACGTAGACTTTTCTTACGAAGTTTCCCGTTCGATCGCTGCTTGTGAAGGTGCGCTTCTTATCGTAGATGCTGCGCAAAGTATTCAGGCTCAAACAATAAGCAATTTATATTTAGCGTTGGAAAACGATTTAACCATCATTCCGATCCTTAATAAAATCGATTTACCATCCGCAAATCCTGAAGAAGTTACCGATGAGATCATGAACCTGATCGGCTGCGAGTACGAAGACGTTCTGCGTGTTTCCGGAAAAACCGGTGAAGGCGTTCACGATCTTCTGGAGCAGATTGTAAAAAGAATTCCGGCTCCGGTGGGCGATCCTGATGCACCTTTACAGGCTTTAGTTTTCGATTCTGTTTATAATCCTTTCCGAGGAATTGAAGCGTATTTCAAAGTTGTCAACGGCAGCATTAAAAAAGGCCAGCGAATTAAATTCATGGCGACGGGAAAAATGTACGAGGCTGATGAAGTAGGAACTTTAAAACTGAAACAGGCGCCCAAAAAAGAAATTCTGACCGGCGATGTAGGTTATATTATTTCAGGAATTAAAGACGCCAGAGAAGTAAAAGTAGGAGATACCATCACCACTTTCGAGAACGGTGCACCCGCTGCGATTGAAGGTTTCGAAGAGGTAAAACCCATGGTTTTTGCCGGAATTTATCCTATCGAAGCCGAAGATTTCGAAGAACTGAGATTTTCCCTGGAAAAATTGAGACTCAATGATGCTTCGCTGGTTTTCGAACCGGAAAGTTCTGCAGCATTGGGCTTTGGATTCCGTTGTGGTTTCCTTGGGATGCTACACATGGAAATTGTACAGGAAAGACTAGACCGCGAATTTAATATGGACGTGATTACCACGGTTCCCAACGTTTCTTATCACGGTTATACCAAGAAAGATCCGGACAAAATGATCCTCATCAATAACCCGTCGGAAATGACAGATCCTATGATGCTGGACCGTGTTGAAGAACCCTTTATCAAAGCTTCAATCATCACCAAATCCGATTTTGTAGGTGCGGTAATGACCTTGTGTATCGAAAAACGCGGCGAAATCGTTAACCAGAGTTATCTGACTTCAGAAAGAGTAGAACTGGTTTTCAACATGCCTTTGGCGGAGGTTGTTTTCGATTTTTATGACCGTTTGAAATCTATCTCAAAAGGGTATGCATCGTTTGATTATCATCCGATTGGGTTCCGTGCATCCAAACTGGTGAAGATGGATATCCTGATCAACGGAGACATGGTAGATGCACTTTCGTCCTTAATTCACGATTCCAACGCGTATTACATCGGTAAAAGAATGTGCGAAAAACTTCGGGAACTGATTCCGAGACAGCAGTTTGATATCGCTGTTCAGGCAGCTTTAGGAGCGAAAGTTATTGCAAGAGAAACCATTAAAGCCTTAAGAAAAGACGTTACGGCGAAATGTTACGGAGGTGATATTTCCCGAAAGCGTAAACTTCTTGAAAAGCAGAAAGAAGGAAAGAAAAAGATGAAACAGATCGGTAGAGTTGAGGTTCCGCAATCGGCATTTATGGCGGTGCTGAAACTGAATGATTAA
- a CDS encoding RNA polymerase sigma factor, with protein sequence MKIKEEEIIRLMSGEKSREKGVRLMMDAYQSRLYWHIRRIIVDHDLSQDVLQETFIKAYQNFHQFKQDSQLYTWLYRIATNESLQQLNKLKRMQKSDEDSEYYLQNLVADNVSAEAEEIQILLQKAIHSLPEKQKLVFNMRYYEDLPYEEISKILDMSVGTLKTNYHYAKQKVEDYIKLNYTE encoded by the coding sequence ATGAAGATTAAGGAAGAAGAAATTATCCGGCTGATGTCTGGCGAGAAATCCCGTGAAAAAGGAGTTCGCCTGATGATGGATGCTTATCAGAGCAGGTTATATTGGCATATCAGAAGAATTATCGTAGATCACGATCTGTCTCAGGATGTACTGCAGGAAACATTTATAAAAGCGTATCAGAATTTTCATCAGTTTAAGCAGGACAGCCAGCTTTATACCTGGCTTTACAGGATCGCAACTAATGAATCGCTGCAGCAGCTTAACAAACTGAAAAGAATGCAGAAATCGGATGAAGACTCCGAATATTATCTGCAGAATCTGGTTGCCGACAATGTATCTGCTGAAGCCGAAGAAATTCAGATCTTACTGCAGAAAGCCATTCATTCGCTGCCTGAGAAGCAAAAACTGGTATTCAACATGCGGTATTATGAGGATTTACCTTACGAGGAAATCTCGAAAATACTGGACATGTCGGTAGGTACTTTAAAAACCAATTACCATTACGCGAAACAGAAAGTAGAAGATTATATCAAATTAAATTACACAGAATAA